Proteins encoded by one window of Rutidosis leptorrhynchoides isolate AG116_Rl617_1_P2 chromosome 7, CSIRO_AGI_Rlap_v1, whole genome shotgun sequence:
- the LOC139857762 gene encoding isocitrate dehydrogenase [NADP] produces MAFSKIKVANPIVEMDGDEMTRVFWESIKNKLIFPFLDLDIKYYDLGLLNRDATDDKVTVESAEATLKYNVAIKCATITPDEARMKEFTLKSMWKSPNGTIRNILNGTVFREPILCKNIPRLIPGWTKPICIGRHAFGDQYKATDAVIKGPGILKMVFVPEGQGETTELEVYNFTGAGGVALSMYNTDESITAFAEASMNTAYLKKWPLYLSTKNTILKKYDGRFKDIFQEVYEKNWKSKFEDAGIWYEHRLIDDMVAYALKSDGGYVWACKNYDGDVQSDFLAQGFGSLGLMTSVLVCPDGKTIEAEAAHGTVTRHYRVHQKGGETSTNSIASIFAWTRGLAHRAKLDDNAKLLDFTEKLEAACIGVVESGKMTKDLALIIHGSKLSREHYLNTEEFIDAVADELKAKLSA; encoded by the exons ATGGCTTTTTCAAAGATCAAGGTTGCAAATCCAATCGTTGAGATGGACG GAGATGAAATGACTCGTGTATTTTGGGAATCAATTAAGAATAAG CTCATATTTCCGTTCTTAGATCTTGATATTAAGTATTATGACCTTGGTCTTCTTAATCGTGATGCGACCGATGATAAAGTTACCGTCGAAAGTGCCGAAGCTACTCTTAA GTACAATGTTGCAATTAAGTGTGCCACCATTACTCCAG ACGAGGCTCGTATGAAGGAGTTTACTTTGAAGAGCATGTGGAAAAGTCCAAATGGGACCATTAGGAATATTTTAAATG GGACTGTCTTTAGGGAACCAATTCTCTGCAAAAACATTCCCAGGTTGATTCCAG GATGGACAAAGCCTATATGCATTGGAAGACATGCATTTGGTGATCAGTACAAAGCTACCGATGCAGTGATTAAAGGACCTGGAATATTGAAGATGGTTTTTG TTCCTGAAGGACAAGGTGAAACCACGGAATTAGAGGTTTATAACTTCACCGGTGCTGGAGGGGTAGCTTTGTCTATGTACAACACTGATGAG TCCATTACTGCTTTCGCCGAGGCATCAATGAACACGGCTTACCTGAAAAAATGGCCACTTTATCTTAGCACCAAGAATACCATTCTAAAGAAATATGATGGAAG GTTCAAGGATATATTCCAAGAAGTTTATGAAAAGAACTGGAAGTCAAAGTTTGAGGATGCTGGGATATG GTACGAACACCGTCTAATCGACGATATGGTTGCTTATGCTCTTAAGAGTGATGGAGGTTATGTATGGGCTTGCAAGAACTATGATGGGGATGTTCAAAGCGATTTTTTAGCTCAAG GTTTCGGATCTCTTGGACTGATGACGTCCGTCCTG GTGTGCCCTGATGGGAAGACCATTGAAGCTGAAGCGGCTCATGGGACCGTGACACGTCATTACCGGGTCCACCAAAAGGGTGGGGAAACTAGCACAAACAGTATTGCCTCAATTTTTGCTTGGACCCGAGGGCTGGCCCACAG GGCAAAGTTGGATGATAATGCTAAGCTTTTGGATTTCACTGAAAAGTTAGAAGCAGCTTGTATTGGTGTCGTTGAGTCTGGGAAGATGACTAAGGATCTTGCACTCATTATCCATGGATCCAA ACTCAGCAGGGAGCACTATTTGAACACCGAAGAATTCATTGATGCTGTTGCAGATGAGCTTAAAGCAAAACTCTCCGCTTAA